Proteins from a genomic interval of uncultured Methanocorpusculum sp.:
- the moaA gene encoding GTP 3',8-cyclase MoaA codes for MTTEKNASDILTDTYNRTISNVRIAVTSACDLRCIYCHWEGEGENGCTRDDRASQMTAAEISELIGVFAELGITTIKITGGEPLLRPDLLDIIRSIPPHIESSLTTNGTHLAKYAKDLKEAGLSRVNVSLDTMNRDTYIKITGKDRLKDVLDGINAALAVGLTPVKLNMVILKGMNDHEIDDFLAFVRSQGDNLILQIIELMDLNGWTDDMDPAVHGNPEMVAGLEEKFAKNSTQVTTRHMHHRRKYLVDGALVEVVRPMHNPEFCANCNRLRVTSDGLLKPCLLRTGNEVSIRGLHGNELKSAIAAAVKNRSPYFFAE; via the coding sequence ATGACGACAGAAAAAAACGCGAGTGATATTCTCACCGACACCTATAACCGAACAATCTCGAACGTCAGAATAGCCGTTACGAGTGCCTGCGACCTCCGATGCATTTACTGCCACTGGGAAGGCGAGGGAGAAAACGGCTGCACGCGGGATGACCGTGCCTCCCAGATGACGGCTGCGGAGATCTCGGAACTGATCGGCGTTTTCGCCGAGCTTGGCATCACAACAATAAAAATCACCGGCGGAGAACCTCTTCTCCGGCCCGATCTTCTGGATATCATCCGGTCCATTCCCCCCCACATCGAGTCGTCTCTCACGACAAACGGCACGCATCTCGCAAAATATGCAAAAGACCTCAAAGAGGCGGGTCTTTCACGGGTGAATGTAAGTCTGGATACAATGAACCGGGACACGTACATAAAAATCACCGGAAAGGACAGACTGAAAGATGTTCTTGACGGGATCAATGCGGCCCTTGCCGTAGGTCTGACCCCGGTCAAACTGAACATGGTCATCCTGAAAGGGATGAACGATCACGAGATCGACGATTTTCTTGCCTTTGTGCGGTCACAGGGAGACAATCTCATTCTGCAGATCATCGAACTGATGGATTTGAACGGCTGGACGGACGACATGGACCCGGCAGTCCACGGAAACCCGGAAATGGTTGCGGGTCTTGAGGAGAAGTTTGCGAAAAACTCCACGCAGGTAACGACCAGGCATATGCACCACCGGAGAAAGTATCTGGTCGACGGCGCTTTGGTAGAGGTCGTTCGACCCATGCACAACCCGGAGTTTTGTGCAAACTGTAACCGGCTTCGCGTAACTTCCGACGGCCTTCTAAAACCCTGCCTGCTTCGAACCGGAAACGAAGTATCGATCCGGGGGCTGCACGGGAACGAGCTGAAATCCGCCATTGCGGCCGCAGTTAAGAACCGGAGCCCGTATTTTTTCGCGGAATAA
- a CDS encoding AMP-binding protein — protein MTEPTGNIGDYEENYKTFSIDVPKHYNFAFDVIDAWAKRDRNHLAMIWTNQDGEEKKFTFWDMMVHSNEAANILMKFGIQKGDRVLLMLPRVPEWWILVLGIMKLGAVYSPSPHMLTVKDIAYRIKVGGFKMVITDSENMAKVDEVATQCPHLQLRMIVDDKPGEKVPIPWIGYQNELKYPAPVSTKLVSTTGRKVLATDPMLIYFTSGTTKDPKMVLHDNAHPLGQTVTAKFWHDLTEHDVHFTVSDTGWAKCGWGKIYGQWICGACIFVYDYRTKFHATELLPLIEKYGITSFCAPPTIYRMLIIADLKKFSFSELRTCTSAGEPLNPEVIRIWREGTGLTIREGYGQTETCCCIATLPGMEVKQGSMGKPVPGWHIQLHDDDGNEVVKGDIGKIAVSLNPRPVGLVREYLNNPEENAAMFLNGWYYTGDKARIDDDGYYWFVGRNDDVIKSSGYRISPFEVESTLLEHPAVKESAVVGSPDEIRGMVIKAFIVLHEGYAPTEKLAREIQEYVKRTTAPYKYPRLIEFLPELPKSFSGKIRRGELRDREMKRFETEGNGDQ, from the coding sequence ATGACAGAACCTACCGGCAACATCGGAGACTACGAGGAGAACTACAAGACCTTCTCCATCGATGTCCCGAAACATTACAACTTTGCGTTCGACGTCATTGACGCCTGGGCAAAACGCGACCGCAACCACCTTGCGATGATATGGACGAACCAGGACGGTGAGGAAAAAAAGTTCACCTTCTGGGACATGATGGTCCACTCAAACGAGGCGGCAAATATCCTGATGAAGTTCGGTATCCAGAAGGGTGACCGTGTTCTTCTGATGCTCCCGCGGGTCCCCGAGTGGTGGATCCTGGTTCTCGGCATCATGAAGCTCGGTGCTGTCTACAGCCCGTCCCCCCACATGCTTACCGTCAAGGATATCGCCTACCGTATCAAGGTCGGCGGCTTTAAGATGGTCATCACCGACAGCGAAAATATGGCTAAAGTGGATGAGGTAGCGACCCAGTGCCCCCACCTTCAGCTCCGCATGATCGTTGACGACAAACCGGGAGAAAAGGTCCCGATCCCCTGGATCGGCTACCAGAACGAACTCAAATATCCGGCACCCGTCTCGACGAAACTCGTCAGCACAACCGGGCGCAAAGTTCTTGCAACCGACCCGATGCTGATCTACTTCACGTCAGGAACCACGAAAGACCCGAAGATGGTGCTGCACGATAATGCGCACCCGCTCGGGCAGACGGTGACGGCGAAGTTCTGGCACGACTTGACGGAACATGATGTCCACTTCACGGTCTCGGATACCGGCTGGGCAAAATGCGGCTGGGGTAAGATCTACGGCCAATGGATCTGCGGAGCCTGTATTTTCGTGTACGACTACCGTACGAAGTTCCACGCGACCGAGCTTCTCCCGCTCATCGAAAAATACGGCATCACGTCGTTTTGTGCGCCACCGACGATCTACCGTATGCTGATCATCGCGGATCTCAAAAAGTTCTCCTTCTCGGAACTGAGAACCTGCACGAGTGCGGGCGAGCCGCTGAACCCGGAGGTCATCCGGATCTGGCGCGAAGGAACCGGTCTTACGATCCGCGAAGGATACGGACAGACCGAGACCTGCTGCTGTATTGCAACGCTGCCTGGAATGGAAGTCAAGCAGGGTTCGATGGGCAAACCGGTCCCGGGATGGCATATCCAGCTCCATGACGACGACGGAAACGAAGTCGTGAAAGGAGACATCGGCAAGATCGCGGTATCGCTCAATCCAAGACCCGTCGGATTAGTCAGGGAGTATCTGAATAATCCGGAAGAGAACGCCGCGATGTTTCTGAACGGCTGGTATTACACCGGAGACAAAGCACGCATCGACGATGACGGCTATTACTGGTTCGTCGGCAGAAACGATGATGTGATCAAGAGTTCGGGATACCGTATCTCTCCGTTCGAGGTGGAGTCCACTCTCCTTGAGCACCCGGCAGTCAAAGAGAGTGCCGTGGTCGGTTCGCCGGATGAGATCCGCGGCATGGTCATCAAAGCATTCATCGTGCTACACGAAGGATACGCGCCTACGGAAAAACTCGCAAGAGAGATCCAGGAGTATGTGAAGCGGACGACCGCACCGTACAAATACCCAAGACTCATCGAGTTCCTGCCGGAGCTGCCGAAGTCGTTTTCCGGAAAGATCAGACGCGGAGAACTGCGTGACCGCGAGATGAAGCGTTTCGAGACCGAAGGAAACGGCGACCAGTAA